A window of the Serratia sarumanii genome harbors these coding sequences:
- a CDS encoding phage portal protein, with the protein MSKRKGRKAFTTPTPAQPAEQKQDFEAFTFGEPSAVLDKREILDYIECTTNGKWYEPPISFDGLARSVRAAVHHSSPMYVKRNILASTFIPHRLLSQQEFSRYALDYLVFGNAYLEERQNRLGAPLQLKSSPAKYTRRGVERGAYWFVQDWKEAHRFKTDSVFHLIEPDINQELYGLPEYLSALNSAWLNEAATLFRRKYYQNGAHAGYILYVTDASQSTSDVDRMRKAMADTKGLGNFRNLFMYAPNGKPDGIKILPLSEVATKDDFFNIKNASRDDLLSAHRVPPQMMGIIPNNTGGFGDVKKAAQVFVRNELTPLQERMKEVNDWIGEEVIRFAPYELPTE; encoded by the coding sequence ATGAGTAAGCGCAAAGGCCGCAAGGCATTTACCACCCCGACGCCAGCCCAGCCAGCAGAGCAGAAGCAGGATTTTGAGGCGTTCACCTTTGGCGAGCCGTCCGCTGTGCTGGATAAACGGGAAATTCTGGATTACATCGAATGCACGACAAATGGCAAGTGGTACGAACCGCCGATCAGCTTCGATGGGCTGGCGCGCAGCGTGCGCGCCGCCGTGCATCACAGCTCGCCGATGTACGTTAAGCGCAACATTTTAGCGTCAACGTTTATCCCGCACCGGCTGTTAAGTCAGCAGGAGTTTAGCCGCTATGCGCTGGATTATCTGGTGTTCGGCAACGCCTATTTAGAAGAGCGCCAAAACCGGCTCGGCGCGCCGCTGCAGCTGAAATCCTCCCCGGCCAAATACACGCGGCGCGGGGTGGAGCGCGGCGCTTACTGGTTTGTGCAGGACTGGAAAGAGGCGCATCGCTTCAAGACCGACAGCGTTTTCCACCTGATTGAGCCGGACATCAATCAGGAACTGTACGGCCTGCCGGAGTACCTCAGCGCGCTTAACTCCGCCTGGCTGAATGAGGCGGCGACGCTGTTCCGCCGTAAGTATTACCAGAACGGGGCGCACGCCGGTTACATCCTGTATGTGACCGACGCGTCGCAGAGTACCAGCGACGTTGACAGAATGCGCAAAGCCATGGCCGACACTAAGGGCTTGGGGAACTTCCGCAATCTGTTCATGTACGCCCCGAATGGCAAACCGGACGGCATTAAGATTTTGCCGCTGTCCGAGGTTGCCACCAAGGACGACTTTTTCAATATCAAGAACGCCAGCCGCGACGATCTGCTAAGCGCACACCGCGTACCGCCGCAGATGATGGGGATTATCCCGAACAATACCGGCGGCTTCGGGGACGTTAAAAAAGCCGCTCAGGTGTTTGTACGCAACGAGCTAACACCGCTGCAAGAACGCATGAAGGAGGTGAACGACTGGATCGGGGAAGAGGTGATTAGATTCGCGCCGTATGAGTTGCCGACCGAATAA
- a CDS encoding type II toxin-antitoxin system HicB family antitoxin: MMNNTLKIDGHTAVINFDPEIEMFRGEFVGLNGGADFYAYSVDELKKEGAISLAVFLDECHKDGIEPYKSYSGKVTTRLSPERHQALAIAAQATGQSINELLNEGVDLVIEKHS, from the coding sequence ATGATGAATAACACACTGAAAATTGACGGCCATACGGCCGTCATCAACTTCGACCCTGAAATTGAAATGTTCCGGGGCGAGTTTGTCGGGCTGAATGGCGGCGCCGACTTCTACGCCTACAGCGTGGACGAGCTGAAGAAAGAAGGCGCGATCTCACTCGCGGTCTTTCTCGATGAGTGCCATAAAGACGGCATCGAGCCTTACAAGTCGTACAGCGGCAAAGTAACCACCCGCCTGTCGCCGGAACGCCATCAGGCGTTAGCCATTGCCGCACAGGCTACCGGGCAGTCGATTAATGAACTGCTGAATGAAGGTGTTGATCTGGTTATCGAAAAGCATTCCTGA
- a CDS encoding type II toxin-antitoxin system HicA family toxin: MNKRHQKTLSDVFARPVNGSIKWSDIEALFTALGAEIHEREGSRIAVLLKGEKRVFHRPHPRPTTDKGAVNSIRIWLDSLGIKP; encoded by the coding sequence ATGAACAAACGACACCAAAAAACGCTGTCAGATGTGTTTGCCCGGCCTGTCAACGGTTCTATAAAGTGGTCTGATATTGAGGCGCTTTTTACCGCATTAGGGGCGGAGATTCACGAAAGGGAAGGTTCTAGGATCGCGGTGCTGTTGAAAGGTGAAAAAAGAGTCTTTCACCGGCCACACCCCAGACCTACCACTGACAAGGGGGCGGTTAACTCCATTCGGATCTGGTTGGATAGCTTAGGAATAAAACCATGA
- a CDS encoding flavin reductase family protein: MSIQPVELNKAYRLLQVGPTTMISAKNDGIENVMAAAWVGLVGNNKVMAFIGPQAFTRGLVEKSGYYVVQIPVVNQMEMVLYAGGHSYSDTPDKNSKIPLFYQNEFDLPLVEGCAGWLVCKVIPNEENEKQHNLFMGEIVGAWSDDRVFRNGHWIFDDAPDELRTVHYVAGGQFYAIGKGTKFNYGPGKD; encoded by the coding sequence ATGTCAATTCAACCAGTAGAGTTAAACAAAGCCTATCGTTTATTGCAGGTCGGGCCAACGACGATGATATCGGCTAAAAATGATGGCATTGAAAATGTCATGGCAGCGGCTTGGGTGGGATTAGTAGGCAATAACAAAGTAATGGCTTTTATAGGTCCACAGGCATTTACTCGCGGGCTTGTCGAAAAAAGTGGATATTACGTTGTCCAGATCCCAGTAGTAAATCAGATGGAAATGGTTTTATATGCTGGAGGCCACAGTTATTCTGACACACCAGATAAAAACAGTAAAATTCCACTGTTTTATCAGAATGAGTTTGATCTGCCTTTAGTTGAAGGTTGCGCTGGCTGGCTAGTCTGTAAAGTTATACCCAATGAAGAAAATGAAAAGCAGCACAACTTGTTCATGGGGGAAATTGTCGGAGCATGGAGTGATGACCGCGTTTTCAGAAATGGGCACTGGATTTTTGATGATGCGCCTGATGAATTACGTACTGTCCATTATGTAGCTGGTGGACAGTTTTACGCTATTGGCAAAGGTACTAAATTTAATTATGGTCCGGGAAAAGACTAA